GAAATCCGTATCGCAAATTATTCCGGGCGCACAGTCAATTACGAACTGGCCACCCGCCCTGAATATTATGGGAATTACGACTACGGGATCGCATTCACCCAGAAATTCACGGTCCCTAATAAAACAACAAAAGTCTTTAGCATCTATGTGCCTGTGCCAAATGCCGATGACCGTTCTTATTTTAGTCCCGGGGGATTTTCTTTCCGTGGTTATGCCGTGAATAATGGGGCCGGTCATATCAGTTATCCTTCAAATAATTCCGGTGGTGGAAAACCACGGACGGGATTTATGCTTGTTAGCCAAGATATATCTGCGACATCTTGGGAGCCCACCCGCCTGTCACTGGATAGCAGTGGTCAATCCCTTTATGGCAGCTCGATTAAGCCCGAGTCATTGCCGCGCAATTGGCTCGGGTTCGCCGGGGTGGACTCGGTCTGGCTGGCAGAATCTGATTGGTCTAAAATGGCACCGGAATCACGGGAAGCACTCAAAGAATGGTTAATGCAAGGTGGCCATCTTTTTATTGCCTCCCAAAGTATTGCGGAATTTAATCTTGCCGACCTTGGGATTAAATCAGCGGGTACCGGGATCAGCACCTACCCCGCTTGGTTGGGGACGGTGACGCTTCTGCCTTGGGACGGAAAAAGCAATTTGCTCCTGCCAAATATGCAAAATGCCGCGATCACTATCCTTCTAGATCGTAACGAGCTCAATATGCAGATTTCAGAAGGATATAAGGATCAGGGAAATGCCTCATTTACTTGGCCTTTACTTTTAAAGATGCCCGATGCGGCTGCAGCAGGTTTTTTAGTTTTGATTTTTATGGTTATTTTTGCCGTGCTGGTGGGGCCGGTGAATCTCTTTGTTTTTGCACGGGACCCTTTCCGCTTCCGTCTTTTTTGGACAACCCCACTCATCTCTCTAGCCACGAGTTTATTGCTCGGGGGACTAATTCTGATCAAGGATGGTCTAGGCGCATCTGGTCAAGCCCTGACCCTTATCTACCTGCCTGCAGGAGAGAATCGTGAGGTGCGTATCCAGGAGCAGTGTACGCTGGGCGGGTTGCTCCTGAACCGGCGTTTCAAGATGGAACAACCGGCTTTCCTTGTTATGCTGAAGCTGAATAATAACTATGATAATCGCAGGGTGATGAATGTGAATGAGCTAAAGACCTACTCTGGCGACTGGTTCGCCAGCCGCTCTGTCAGTGGGCATCTGCTCGTCAGGATGGATCCTTCCCGAGCCAGGGTGGAGGTCGTGAATAAGGCGCCATTCAACGAAAAAAACCCGCCTCAAATTATTTCCTCGGTTGAAACCCCCTTGGAAGAATTTTTCTTTGTGGATGAATCGAAACAGTATTGGAAAGCCGCAAATGTCTCCAGTGGACAAAAAACGGTTCTGACACCCTCCTCCCCCGCCGCCTTTAATGAATTCCTGTCAAAATTCACCCTGAAAGCCGGGGCAAGGATCAAATCTGTGATGAGTGATGCCCTCGTTAAGGGCGCGGAAAACCATTTCTACGCAAGTTGCGCGGAGCCCAATAAACAATTGATTCCGACATTAAGCTCTATCCGTTGGCAATTTGCATCGGCCTATATCGTGGGTGAAGCCACCGGCGTGGAGAAATTCACTCCTGAGGTCAAAGTCATCCCGGTGAATGCCCCGCCTGATGTGCTGGGGAAAATGAATGAAATTCTCGGAAGCCAATCCTCGGCGACGGATACCTCCTCCCCCACAAATAACCCGCCACCGGTGGTGAGCCCATGAGCCAAGACGTCATCATCGAAGTCCATGACCTTTACCGCCGTTTCGGCCGCATCATGGCGGTTAATGGCATTTCATTCAGCGTGAAACGCGGAACGGTCGTGGGATTTATCGGGGCCAACGGGGCGGGAAAGACCACGACGATGCGGATTATGACGACCTTAGATTTTCCTAATGGAGGCATGGTCAAGGTCAGTGGTTTTGATACGGTAAATTCGCCTAATGAAGTCCGCAGGCGCATCGGATGGATGCCTGACGCTTTCGGTACATATGAAAATGTCACGGTCTGGGAGTACCTCGACTTTTTTGCGCGGGCATTTGGTTACAAAGGGGCTGACCGGCAGAAACGCCTTTTGGAGGTTATGGAATTCACCGAGCTTTCCCCGCTGGCTTCCCGTGATATGAGTAAACTCTCCAAAGGCCAGACCCAGAGGCTTTGCCTGGCGAGGACACTGATCCATGATCCGGAGTTACTCATACTCGACGAGCCAGCCGCCGGGCTTGATCCAAAGGCACGGATTGAATTCAAACAACTCGTCAATCTCCTGGCTCGTCAGGGGAAAACCGTTTTTATCAGTTCACACATCCTCTCCGAGCTCGGGGAGATGTGTGACACGCTCGTTTTTATCGATCAAGGCCGTCTCGTGCACCACGGTGATGCCCAAACCCTGAAAGCAGGTGGGGCAAAATCCCTGATTGAAGTCAAGGTATCCGAAAACGTGGAAACATTACTGAACTGGGTGTCGATGAATCCCGGGATGAAAGTGTATGAAACCATGCAAAATGGCGCACGCCTGACTTTCGAGAATCCGAGTGATGACTTTGCCCGTGAGGCATTACGCCGGATGATCCTCGACGGGATCGCCGTCAGCGATTTTCACCGGCAGGAACGTCGATTGGAAGACGTCTTTGTCGAGATGCTTAAACAATCGAATGCCCCGGCCACTACCCCGCAGCTACCGGAGAGAACCATGTCGGTGACTCCGCCGCCTTTACCCCCGCCACTGCTGACTCACCCACCCACCACATGAAATTTTCCTTTACCCATTTTACTGATCACCTCAGTCCGGTTCTCGTAAAGGAACTGCGTCAAGGCCTACGCACCCGCGCCTTTATTGCATTTTTCCTGATCCTGCAGGCACTCCTGATCCTGACTGTCTTCGGGGACTTGGGAGAATCTTTAGGGGCGTCGTCTAAGGGGAGGGGAGGCTCCTCCGAGGTTTTTTGGTTTTTTATCGGGGCCGCCCTCTTGTATTTTCTGCCCTTACGCGGTTTTTGGGCCGTGAGCACTGAGATTAAGTCGAATACTCTGGAGTTGATTTTCCTCTCCCACCTGACGGCTTGGAGGATCGTGGTGGGGAAATGGACTTCCTTGATGGCCCAGACATTCCTTTTTGTCTGTGCGGTATTGCCTTATATGTTGCTGCGGTATTTTGTCGGCGGGATTAATCTGATTGAGGATTTCCAGATTCTTTTGATCATGTTTCTGGGTTCTGCATGCCTGACTGCATTTTCGGTGGCCGTTTCCGCATTTAATTCAAAGATCGCGACGGGCCTCTTCAGTTTTGGCGGTATTATACTTATCTCCGTTTTGGGGGCATTCATCACCACTTTCGGGCGGCGGGGTACATCCATCAGTGAGTCTGATTTCTATATCATTTTTCTTTCTCTCGGCAGTCTTTTTCTGATGACGATGCTTTTGGTGGGTGCCTCGAAAATCGCACCACCTGCGGAAAATTTTGCAAAATGGAAAAGGATCATGGCCCTTTTGGGTTTGGTCATTTCTATTAGTTTTATGGCCTTTGATATCGCCCCAGAGTTATCCTTGGTTGTTGTCGCTCTTTTGACATTTTTCATCTGCTTTATTGCTCTGGGGGAGGAACCCCGTTTTATCCCGAGTATCTGTAAACCTTTTGTCAGGAAAGGGGCCTTAGGCCGTTTGTCCGGTCGTTTTTTCTACCCGGGATGGCCTTCAGGGGTGAGGTTTACCCTGTGTGTAACCGTGATTCTCTTTTTAGCGGCGAGTTTGTCTTCCGAGATAAATCACAAGTCCATTATTTTTACCCTCGCCCTCCTTGCCTCCTTATTGGCCCCGTTGGCTCTTTTAAAATTAATCCCGCTGAATTCGGAGGGAGTCGAAAGGCTCGGTTATTTCCCCTTACAAATCGGGCTTTTGATCGCTTCTTACGCGTTAATGATCTTAGCGCAAATTTTTAATGTCTGGCGCGATTTTATTGAGGTCATTATCCCCCACACGACGGTCGCCAAACTAGCCTTTGACGCAGGCCGCACGAATGACTGGGGAGTTCCCGCGGTTTATTTCGGTTTCCTTTCTGCGGCCAGCCTCGTCATCCTGATTGTCAAAATGCTCCCCCTCGACCGTAAAATGAGGGAGACCGAACAAATCGCCATCCAAGAGATCGAACAAGAAAAACAAACCACGACTGTCTCCTAGGGCCCCGATTAGTCATTCGCCGTAAATTGAAAAGATTTGAAAAGAAAATCAAATTGTTGATACAAAAATCACAGTAAATTCTTTGGGAAGTCAGGCCGTCCCAAGAGACCTTTGAGCGTCGTTATTTTGTTTATCATTTTGACACCTTCTCTGCTTGGTTCGACTGCGGCCGGTGTTGTCGGATGGCGTATCTGGGCATCCGAGCTGTATTTTTGCCGACAGGATTCGCGCCGACGAATCGTGAAAATAACAGCCCGGGATTTTGGTTTATATGATTTCAGAGAATGTGCGGCGAAATGCTCGGGGGGTACGGCCCATGACGCGGCGAAATTGCCGGGAAAAATAGTTACTGTCTGAGAATCCGCATGCCTGGGAGATGGCCGTTATCGAGTGGCTCCCGTCTTTAAGGAGTTCTCCCGCCTGTTGTACACGGAGCTTGAGCAAGTAATCTACCGAATAATGTGCCCGACATGCGAGGTCCTCTAAGCGTAGGGGATCATGAAAATGAGTCTCCATATGACTGACCGTCTGGGCTAATGGCAGTGATGAGTCGTCACCGGGCGCACGGTCCATGTAGGCCCGGCACAAGAGCGCTACATACTGACTGAATACCCCTTTTAAGACCGTCTGATAACCCAGATTCTTTTCTGTAAACTCCCTGATCATGGTGTCGATAAAATGTCGGGCCTTTGTTCAATGTGAGCCTTTGAGGCGGAGACGGTTTTTGAATATACTGGCTGGATCAAGGACAAACAAAGCATGGTACCCGGCGAGTTTCTTCAAATCCTCTGATATTGGCCGTAAAAAATCGGCAGGATCAAACATCACGTGGCATTGATGTAAGTCCTCCATTTTCTCCAAAGCGTGGGTAGCCCCGGGATTGATCACATAGACGTCGCCAGCCCGGATGATATAATCCCCACGACCTGCCTGATGTAGAGCGGTGCCCTTTGTCACGAGGACTCATTCGGTAAATTCATGGCTGTGACGAGGGAATTTCCCCATGTGGGATCGGCCAGAGACGACTTCAAACCGGAAACCTGGAACGGCTTTGAGATCCTTATACCTGAACTTTTTTGGCATGATCGGATCATGCTATATTTTGATCATAAACTCAAGGAATAGCTCGGCAAGATTATCATATGCTCTTGTGACACAATTTGGATATCCCCCCCCTATGAAATCCTCCCATCAAAACATCCTCGTCACAAAACTCACCCTCCCTCACACGCTCTGGGAGCTGCGCACTCCGAAGGTGAAGAGCGTTAAAAAAATTCCCCTCGGGAAATCCACGCAGGCTCTGGCCGCTGGTGGCATATCCGTAAAAATTAAAACTGTTTTTAATCCAAAAATGAAGGTTTTTAAGAAGGACTGCGCCGAAGTCATCATTGAATTATACAACCCCGGCGAGAAACCGGTTTCCTTCAACCTAAAGTGGACATTACCATTCCAAAACCAAAAACAGGCACCGCGCTGGCTGATTCCTTCCCTCTTCTATAAGAAAAACCCGCAAACCTTCATCGACTGGCTTCCTTCCATCGATGGGCCAAATGATGTCCCCAAACTGGTTAATGATTACTGGACCTTCCGCAGTGATCTCATGGCCGTGCCCATGGTCATGGGCTGGCAGAGTGCCCTCGGTTCTGTCGCTATGGTCATGCCCGAGCGTCAACTAGGCGCCATGACAGCCATTGGTTTCGATAATAGAGCTGGGCAATTTGCTCTGGTGGGAGCCTGGCCCCGACGGGAGGAGCCCCGTCCGCGTGATCTTTCCTGCCACACAAAGGTCGCTGAACAAGTCGCCAAAGGCGAGGAGACCTCAGAGATAGAGTACACCACACTCGACCCGAAGGAAAAGAAGGTCATTTCTTTCTGGCTCTTTGATGGGGACGAAGACCCGCACGCCTACTCCCCTATCCTCCAAGAGACTTTCGCGCGCTGGGACAGCCAATACGAGATCACGCCTTGGTATCCCACTGCGGATGCCATGCATCACGCGGCACACGGCCTCTACGTCTGGCACTACGATGATGAATATCGTTCCCTCTGGGAAACAGGCCATTATTACCCCAGTGCCGCGACAAATCCCCAACACGTTCACCGCTACGAAATGCATACGGGATTCGTCAGCGGCACTCCCTACGCGCATGCCCTGCGCCAGTACGGCCTGCGTTTTGGCCGCAAGGATGAGGCCGAGGCGGGGCGCAAATTGCTCGACCATATATGCGAGAACCTCACCCCGTGGGGCAGTTTCTGGTCTTGTTATTATAAAGAGGGCAATCGTTGGGGCAGCGGCTGGCATTCAGCCGAGGAATGGCAGACGACGCCCGGCAAACCTTCACAAGAACTCCCGGCCCGCACACTGGCTGACGCCACACTTTACACTGCCCGTGCAGCCTTGGCAGAAAAAGCGAATCTCAAAAGTAAAAAGCTCTGGACCGATGCCGTCATTAAAAACTGTGACTTTGTCAAACGCATCCAGCGCAAAGACGGAAATCCCGGGCAGGGCTATGACAAGGACGACGGGCACGTCATTTACTGGGAAAGTCACGAAGGCCTCCTCTGGATCGCCGCACTCGTCGAGGGTTATCGCCTGACCGGGGAAAAATCCTATCTGGAAACAGCCTGCCAGGCGGGGCGTTATTACGAAACAGCGGTTCGTGACGCCTACATCGTCGGCGCACCCGAAGGGACTCGTTATCAGCCCACCTCTGAGGACCCGATGAATGGAATCATCTCCTACGTGAACCTGTGGATGGAGACAGGCGACAAACTCTGGCTCGAGCTAGCAGGGCTCTGCGGTGAATTCCTCATGACCTATCGCTGGCAGTATAATGCCGTCTTCCCCGCCTTGAGCACCTGCGGCATATACAAGATGAAAACCAAAGGCTGGGACATCTCCTCACCGAATAACGTTTGTCTCCACCCTTACGGTCTGGGCTGTGTCCCCGAGATGATCGAGCTCTGGAAAGCTACCGGCGACGCCTATCTCATGAAGCAGAATGCAAATTGCATTTTGGCCCTGCACCAGATGATGCCGCCGTATGACGGGTGTCTGGATGCCAAACGCGGCATGATGACCGAGCGTTATTACCAGACCCAGGATGACGGGGGCAAGGGACAGATCATGCCCGTGGCCCATAGTTGGTGTACAGGGCTCATCCTTCTGACGGGACTGACCCTGCAAGACAAAGGCCATCTCTACCTTGAGGAGGCCACGGGTGCACTCTTCGTCTGTGAAGCCGTGACTGTGCGCAAATTGCGCGGAGGTTATGAAATCACTAACCCCTGGATGACCGACCTGACACTCAAGCTTGTCGTCCGCAAAACCAAGGGCTCAAAGAAAAAGTATCCCGCGCAAATTGTGCTGAAAGCTGGCGAGATAACCACGCTCAAAACCTGAGTCGGTCCCGGTCAGATTTCCTTTTTTTCACCCTCCTAAAGGACTAAAGGAGTTTCATATCGGTTAATATATAATCCGTGATGTCCCAGGCGTCTTTACCCGTGAGTCCGTCCCCTTTCCAAAAGGGAGCATCGGGGTCCTTGACCACCCCGGTTTCCAGACCGATGGCCGAATTCCAGATTTTGAACGTGGAACACGGGCTGAGCTTTTCAGAGCAGGCGATGGTGTCCGAGCAGAAAGTCTCCCCGGTCGTGCAATCGTTCAGGACAAAGGCCGCAGTCTTTCCATTAAAAGATTTTTCCAAAGTGCTTTGAGGGATCGTTAATGCTTGTTTTCCTGAATACAATCCGGATACGGTCGCGAGGAAAAACAGGGAGAGGAGGCTTATCTTCATCTATGAGTTATAGGGGCGGAATGAGGGATTTTGGAAGATTTGACGAGTGATAGGATTTTTTTTGCCGTGACGAGATCTGCGGAGTGGACTATACCCACCAGACGATGACTAAACTCTCCTCAAAAACAAAACCCAAGCTCCTGTGTTTCGGTGGGGCATGGGGAATCATGGATGATCCTCAACACCGAGGGATCACGCGCCGCGAGGCCATGATGATGAATAAAAAAGCGGGTTTTGACGGTGTCGCTGTCGGTGCAGACGGGGAAATGATCCGTGAGACTTATGAGATCGGGCTGGAACGTCTCACCGGTATCAGCTGTAATGAAGAAACTTTTCCCGGCCAGTTATTGCTGGGGCATTCGACAAATTCCCGCCGGATCAATGTCCAATTCTACGATCATGACACTCCCCCGAAAGTCGCAGTGAGGGGCTGGCTCAAACTCGAGAAATTTGCCGAACAACTCGGGGCCAATGTCGATCTGGAGGTTCACCGGGACACATGCACGGAGACGCCGGAGAAAACGTGGGAGATTGCGGAGCGTTACCACCAGGCGACCGGGCGTATGATCCGTATGAATTTTGATTTTTCGCATTTTGCCTTGGTTAAACACATCGGAACCCCGTATGCCTCCCGGCTCCTCGACCGGCCCGAGCTCATCCAAAATGCGCGACAACTCCACTTGCGCGCCTTTAACGGGCACCATTGCCAGATCGCAGTGCTCGACGGACGTGGCAAGCTGACTCCCGAGGGTCGCGACTACCTTGATTTTGTCGATGCCCTACTGAAATGCTGGCTTAAAGGCGCAAAACCCGGGGATGAACTCTGCATCCTGCCCGAGCAACTCACTTGGGCCGGATACCAGCTCACTACTTTCCCACCCGTCTGGGGCGACATGTGTGCGATCATGCACCAAGCCCGCAAGACCTGGGCGGAAGCCCTCTGATATCCCATTTTCACGCACAAGGTTTGCCTTCCTCATCCATTTAAGGGGAACAAAGCAAATTGTTCTTCTCACCGGGGTTGTTGTTGTTAGGGTCGGGTGTGGTTATGCAAAATACTTTATTCATATTATGTGTTGGACGGGCAGTTTCCTCCTGTGATAACGGAGAGATTTGTTTATGAGTGGTGCCCGGGTCCAACGCCTGCGTATCCGAGTCAAACCGTCCGTGGAAGGGCATGTGCGGTGGGGGCATCCCTGGATTTACGCGGAGAGTATCCGGGAAGTGAACCGGGAAGGAGCCTGCGGGGAAACGGCGGTGATCTACGACCGTAAGGATGAATTCCTCGCCGCCGGGCTGTATGACCCGCATTCCCCCATCCGTGTGCGTCTGCTCGTCCGGGGGAAACCTGAGAATATTAATACCGCCTTTTTTAAAAGGAGGCTCCAAGAGGCTACAGCAAAAAGAAAACATTTTGCCCGGGAACAAACAGATGGGTACCGCATTGTCCATGGAGAAAATGACGGATTGCCGGGGTTTGTCATCGACCGTTATGCCGATACGATCGTGGTAAAGTTTTATACAGCGATCTGGTTTATCCATTGGGATGTCATCCGGCCACTGCTGGAGGAGCTTTTCCCCGGAATGCGCTGCGTGATCCGTTTCAGCCGCAATATCCAGTTACTCGCCCATGAAAAAATGAAATGGTCCGACGGGCAAATCCTTATGGGTAAACCGCTTGCAGGTCCTGTTGACTTCCAGGAAAATGGGATCCATT
This region of Verrucomicrobiota bacterium genomic DNA includes:
- a CDS encoding glycoside hydrolase family 127 protein — translated: MKSSHQNILVTKLTLPHTLWELRTPKVKSVKKIPLGKSTQALAAGGISVKIKTVFNPKMKVFKKDCAEVIIELYNPGEKPVSFNLKWTLPFQNQKQAPRWLIPSLFYKKNPQTFIDWLPSIDGPNDVPKLVNDYWTFRSDLMAVPMVMGWQSALGSVAMVMPERQLGAMTAIGFDNRAGQFALVGAWPRREEPRPRDLSCHTKVAEQVAKGEETSEIEYTTLDPKEKKVISFWLFDGDEDPHAYSPILQETFARWDSQYEITPWYPTADAMHHAAHGLYVWHYDDEYRSLWETGHYYPSAATNPQHVHRYEMHTGFVSGTPYAHALRQYGLRFGRKDEAEAGRKLLDHICENLTPWGSFWSCYYKEGNRWGSGWHSAEEWQTTPGKPSQELPARTLADATLYTARAALAEKANLKSKKLWTDAVIKNCDFVKRIQRKDGNPGQGYDKDDGHVIYWESHEGLLWIAALVEGYRLTGEKSYLETACQAGRYYETAVRDAYIVGAPEGTRYQPTSEDPMNGIISYVNLWMETGDKLWLELAGLCGEFLMTYRWQYNAVFPALSTCGIYKMKTKGWDISSPNNVCLHPYGLGCVPEMIELWKATGDAYLMKQNANCILALHQMMPPYDGCLDAKRGMMTERYYQTQDDGGKGQIMPVAHSWCTGLILLTGLTLQDKGHLYLEEATGALFVCEAVTVRKLRGGYEITNPWMTDLTLKLVVRKTKGSKKKYPAQIVLKAGEITTLKT
- a CDS encoding AraC family ligand binding domain-containing protein, which encodes MTKGTALHQAGRGDYIIRAGDVYVINPGATHALEKMEDLHQCHVMFDPADFLRPISEDLKKLAGYHALFVLDPASIFKNRLRLKGSH
- a CDS encoding AraC family transcriptional regulator; amino-acid sequence: MIREFTEKNLGYQTVLKGVFSQYVALLCRAYMDRAPGDDSSLPLAQTVSHMETHFHDPLRLEDLACRAHYSVDYLLKLRVQQAGELLKDGSHSITAISQACGFSDSNYFSRQFRRVMGRTPRAFRRTFSEII
- a CDS encoding ABC transporter ATP-binding protein, producing MSQDVIIEVHDLYRRFGRIMAVNGISFSVKRGTVVGFIGANGAGKTTTMRIMTTLDFPNGGMVKVSGFDTVNSPNEVRRRIGWMPDAFGTYENVTVWEYLDFFARAFGYKGADRQKRLLEVMEFTELSPLASRDMSKLSKGQTQRLCLARTLIHDPELLILDEPAAGLDPKARIEFKQLVNLLARQGKTVFISSHILSELGEMCDTLVFIDQGRLVHHGDAQTLKAGGAKSLIEVKVSENVETLLNWVSMNPGMKVYETMQNGARLTFENPSDDFAREALRRMILDGIAVSDFHRQERRLEDVFVEMLKQSNAPATTPQLPERTMSVTPPPLPPPLLTHPPTT
- a CDS encoding xylose isomerase, with protein sequence MTKLSSKTKPKLLCFGGAWGIMDDPQHRGITRREAMMMNKKAGFDGVAVGADGEMIRETYEIGLERLTGISCNEETFPGQLLLGHSTNSRRINVQFYDHDTPPKVAVRGWLKLEKFAEQLGANVDLEVHRDTCTETPEKTWEIAERYHQATGRMIRMNFDFSHFALVKHIGTPYASRLLDRPELIQNARQLHLRAFNGHHCQIAVLDGRGKLTPEGRDYLDFVDALLKCWLKGAKPGDELCILPEQLTWAGYQLTTFPPVWGDMCAIMHQARKTWAEAL